A stretch of Oncorhynchus gorbuscha isolate QuinsamMale2020 ecotype Even-year linkage group LG24, OgorEven_v1.0, whole genome shotgun sequence DNA encodes these proteins:
- the LOC124012630 gene encoding nuclear pore complex protein Nup153-like isoform X2 has product MAATGGGKIRSRRYHIASKPYAKSKQQSGLISRVTDTVKSIVPSWMQKYFTNGEAAEGGGAMLGGEPTSQAPPNGSEEVDPLPDGQDSAEPATSNTEPSTSRVSLNFQDVLSRPPLNRSHLHFPSLDSTPALGSPSSLFSQPSTSSAPFAGGPFAGASTSFSLVKEIKDNSSQHEDDNISTTSGFSSRASEKDVPNFKTTSLPQLCSPEMDRPQQSQSSLKKPAFNLSVFGTSSTSTLNSSVLNSSQLGDSPFYPGKTTYGGAAAVRTARSRTATPYQAPLRRQIKAKPAGAPPCGVTSATARRILQSLERMSSPLADAKRIPSTVSSPLSKFPDGSTLDLSHFQAPKKRLDSPLPPVQKLVIPAAALVSGSRPMSFRPSLTPRGLTQTPVGTPTRQSPLIPEAVAYPCQSTSSSSLSTYPLSSTSATSSTGSGGGKMKRERTSTRPSSKQPEDEIAELPALPANTSISLPSFSFPNPKPVVTTTPVLVEPVTNEVPPTTAPATPPSTPFTFSSPIVMTTAASPPSFSPSSGFTFSAPVVKTGLSLSNGKMVTPVVAAVKHAASESMEEFEGPFKPAKMLKQGSVLELLKGPGFAVPVTRTSPVPKATRETPALSTAPSLGDLFKAPTGSWDCDVCMVRNKPTATKCVACMTPHPNSTLAKTDSEHFTTLSGLEGSTTTSAAGFGALFTKSAGSWDCDTCLVQNKPQAVKCVACETAKPGSGVKATLTLHAFSEAKTLPAAAPFLGFGDKFKKPEGAWECDMCMVQNKAQDIKCVSCTSTKPGVTAATQSLTPAPVSITPLLGFGAQFKKPDGAWECDVCCVQNKGADQACVACQTPKPGALVEPKAFGSSSFGIQSLSDTCSGGFKFGMGVSSDSASGSGGFKFGGTLSDSSSGGFKIGAAASSDTTSDTSSSAGFKFGSSTEGFKFGASTASTPAADEGRKAEAPSMGAGFKFGISGGISFGTTAAASTESKPSDGGFSFGLSKPTTTTSTLSLPVSTENDSGASTETTTTASAPIFGKLAEPPTLATPLGGSIFEELLEKDKDPFTFGKPEKEASMGSGFLFSAASKGAEASAPPGGFSFFMVDPSADQPKAPTFTFGKLADSETPAAKAPKPSFSFGQSATDAAASKPVFGFMSTTTTSTSTTPAPRLFGPTSSTTPAPIPDPSTFLFGQSASSEATPAKSFLFGQSQDSLPAPAASLNPGPAQPFLFGSGPNTAAPSFAFGAAPLSTALSTAPSAAPAQFVFSPASSSGFGSGQAPTFGQGTSQPNAPAFGSPAPSPFSATASQPPAFGGKANSVPVFDHQANSTPAFGSSTPAAPGGGFQFGGVGAFGTSSNSTGVFAFGGVPGGSPASSATPSMAPQPSAPGGGFNFIGSTKSTTFTAAPAGQNSIARRKIKTAVRRKK; this is encoded by the exons ATGGCTGCCACGGGTGGAGGGAAAATTAGAAGCAGAAGATATCATATCGCTTCAAAACCTTACGCCAAAAGCAAACAG CAGTCCGGCCTGATTAGTCGAGTGACAGACACAGTCAAGAGCATCGTTCCTTCTTGGATGCAAAAATACTTCACAAACGGGGAGGCTGCAGAAGGGGGAGGGGCCATGTTGGGTGGGGAGCCGACCAGTCAGGCCCCTCCTAATGGCAGTGAGGAGGTAGACCCCCTTCCTGATGGACAGGACTCTGCGGAGCCCGCTACCAGTAATACAG agCCTTCGACAAGCAGGGTATCCCTGAACTTCCAGGATGTTCTGTCGAGGCCCCCCCTCAATCGCTCCCACCTCCATTTCCCCTCCCTGGACTCCACACCGGCCCTGGGGAGCCCGAGCTCCCTTTTCTCCCAGCCCTCCACCTCCTCCGCCCCCTTCGCTGGGGGCCCCTTCGCTGGGGCGTCGACAAGCTTCTCCCTAGTGAAGGAGATCAAGGACAATAGCTCCCAGCACGAGGATGACAATATCTCCACCACCAGTGGCTTCTCATCACGCGCATCAGAAAAAG ATGTACCAAACTTTAAGACCACGTCGCTACCCCAGCTCTGTTCTCCGGAGATGGACCGGCCCCAGCAGTCCCAGTCCAGTCTCAAGAAACCTGCATTCAACCTGTCTGTCTTTGGGACTTCCTCCACT TCCACGTTGAACAGTTCAGTGCTGAACTCCAGTCAGTTGGGGGATTCCCCCTTCTACCCAGGGAAGACTACCTACGGGGGAGCAGCTGCTGTTAGAACAGCCCGCTCACGCACAGCCACACCTTACCAG GCTCCATTGCGGAGACAGATCAAGGCCAAGCCTGCTGGGGCTCCGCCCTGTGGGGTGACCAGCGCTACTGCCCGACGCATCTTGCAGTCCCTGGAGCGCATGTCCAGCCCCCTCGCT GATGCCAAGAGAATCCCCTCTACGGTGTCCTCTCCCTTGTCAAAA TTCCCTGATGGCAGCACTCTGGACCTTTCACATTTCCAGGCCCCCAAAAAACGA CTGGACTCTCCCCTCCCCCCAGTCCAGAAGTTGGTTATCCCGGCTGCAGCGTTGGTGTCTGGGAGCCGCCCAATGTCCTTCAGGCCCTCTCTGACCCCCAGGGGCCTGACCCAGACCCCCGTAGGCACG CCCACAAGACAATCCCCTCTGATTCCTGAAGCAGTGGCATATCCTTGTCAAAGCACAAGCAGCAGCAGCCTGTCCACCTACCCTCTGTCCAGCACTTCTGCAaccagcagcacagggtcaggagGAGggaagatgaagagggagaggacCAGCACAAGACCCTCGTCCAAACAACCTGAAGACGAG ATTGCTGAGCTACCGGCCCTGCCGGCCAACACCTCAATCAGTCTGCCCAGCTTTAGCTTCCCCAACCCCAAGCCTGTTGTCACTACCACACCTGTCCTGGTGGAGCCCGTCACTAACGAG gtGCCACCGACTACAGCACccgccacccctccctccacaccTTTCACTTTCTCCTCCCCTATTGTCATGACAACTGCTGCTAGCCCACCATCCTTTTCCCCGTCT TCTGGATTTACCTTCAGTGCACCTGTAGTGAAAACTGGTCTGTCACTATCCAACGGGAAGATGGTCACCCCAGTAGTGGCAGCAG TGAAGCATGCTGCCAGTGAGAGCATGGAGGAGTTTGAAGGGCCGTTTAAACCAGCCAAGATGTTGAAACAGGGCAGTGTGCTGGAGCTCCTCAAAGGACCTG GGTTTGCCGTTCCTGTTACTCGGACCTCCCCTGTCCCCAAAGCCACCCGGGAGACCCCAGCCCTGtccactgccccctcccttgGGGACTTGTTCAAAGCGCCAACAGGCTCCTGGGACTGTGACGTCTGCATGGTTAGGAACAAACCCACTGCCACAAAGTGTGTGGCCTGTATGACCCCACATCCAAACTCTACTTTAGCGAAGACTGACAGTGAACACTTCACAACGTTGTCCGGGCTGGAGGGTTCCACCACCACTAGCGCTGCTGGTTTTGGAGCCCTGTTCACAAAGTCTGCGGGAAGCTGGGACTGTGACACTTGTCTGGTTCAGAACAAGCCTCAAGCAGTCAAATGTGTAGCCTGTGAGACAGCCAAGCCTGGGTCTGGAGTTAAAGCCACACTGACTCTGCATGCCTTCTCGGAGGCTAAGACTCTGCCCGCTGCTGCCCCCTTCTTGGGCTTCGGGGACAAGTTTAAGAAGCCGGAGGGAGCGTGGGAGTGTGACATGTGCATGGTGCAGAACAAGGCGCAGGACATCAAGTGTGTTTCCTGTACGAGCACTAAGCCAG GAGTGACGGCAGCGACTCAGTCTCTAACTCCCGCCCCTGTCAGCATCACTCCTCTACTAGGCTTTGGGGCCCAGTTCAAGAAGCCAGATGGAGCGTGGGAGTGTGACGTGTGCTGTGTTCAGAACAAGGGAGCAGACCAGGCGTGTGTGGCCTGTCAGACCCCCAAGCCTGGGGCTTTAGTAGAGCCTAAAG CATTCGGTTCCTCGTCGTTTGGTATCCAGTCCTTGTCTGACACCTGCTCAGGGGGATTCAAGTTTGGCATGGGGGTGTCATCGGACTCGGCCTCTGGTTCTGGGGGCTTCAAATTCGGCGGCACCCTCTCTGACTCCTCTTCAGGGGGCTTCAAAATCGGTGCAGCTGCCTCATCAGACACCACCTCAGACACCAGTAGCTCTGCAGGCTTCAAATTCGGCAGCTCCACAGAGGGCTTCAAATTTGGAGCATCTACTGCTTCCACCCCTGCAGCGGACGAGGGGAGGAAGGCTGAAGCCCCGAGTATGGGTGCCGGGTTCAAATTTGGCATCAGCGGTGGGATCTCGTTCGGCACTACAGCAGCCGCTAGCACGGAGAGCAAACCCTCGGATGGAGGGTTCTCCTTTGGACTATCAAAACCGACAACCACCACCTCTACTTTAAGCCTTCCTGTCTCTACAGAGAACGACAGTGGAGCTTCTACAGAAACCACCACAACAGCATCAGCTCCTATTTTTGGGAAGCTGGCCGAGCCTCCTACCCTGGCCACACCACTAGGGGGCAGCATATTTGAGGAATTGCTAGAGAAAGACAAGGACCCTTTCACCTTTGGGAAGCCTGAGAAGGAGGCCTCTATGGGGTCTGGGTTCCTGTTCAGTGCTGCTAGTAAAGGGGCGGAGGCATCGGCTCCCCCTGGAGGCTTTTCCTTCTTTATGGTAGACCCATCTGCAGACCAGCCCAAAGCACCTACCTTCACATTTGGGAAGCTGGCAGACAGTGAGACCCCAGCAGCAAAAGCCCCTAAGCCCTCATTCAGCTTTGGGCAAAGCGCTACAG ATGCTGCAGCCTCAAAGCCAGTGTTTGGATTTATgtcaaccaccaccacctctacttCTACCACCCCTGCCCCCAGGCTGTTTGGGCCCACCAGCAGCACTACCCCAGCCCCTATCCCAGACCCCAGTACCTTCCTGTTTGGGCAGAGTGCCTCCAGTGAGGCCACCCCAGCCAAGTCCTTCTTGTTTGGGCAGAGCCAGGACAGCCTGCCTGCCCCTGCAGCTTCCCTGAACCCTGGCCCGGCTCAACCATTCCTGTTTGGCTCTGGACCTAATACTGCTGCTCCCTCCTTCGCTTTTGGAGCGGCACCGCTCTCCACTGCCTTATCTACAG ctccatcAGCAGCCCCTGCTCAGTTTGTATTCAGCCCTGCCTCATCCTCTGGCTTTGGGTCGGGACAAGCTCCTACCTTTGGTCAGGGTACCTCCCAGCCCAATGCCCCTGCGTTTGGTTCTCCCGCCCCGTCCCCCTTCTCTGCCACGGCCTCCCAGCCCCCTGCCTTCGGGGGGAAAGCCAACTCTGTCCCTGTGTTCGACCACCAAGCCAACTCCACGCCCGCTTTTGGCTCATCCACCCCCGCCGCACCAG GTGGAGGTTTCCAGTTTGGAGGAGTCGGTGCGTTCGGCACGTCCAGTAACAGCACGGGGGTGTTTGCTTTCGGAGGGGTACCAGGAGGGTCCCCCGCCTCTTCTGCCACGCCCTCCATGGCACCCCAACCCAGTGCACCTGGAGGTGGCTTTAACTTTATTGG GTCAACAAAGAGCACCACCTTCACTGCAGCCCCTGCAGGACAGAACTCAATCGCTAGACGCAAGATCAAAACAGCTGTCCGGCGTAAGAAGTAA
- the LOC124012630 gene encoding nuclear pore complex protein Nup153-like isoform X1 produces MAATGGGKIRSRRYHIASKPYAKSKQQQSGLISRVTDTVKSIVPSWMQKYFTNGEAAEGGGAMLGGEPTSQAPPNGSEEVDPLPDGQDSAEPATSNTEPSTSRVSLNFQDVLSRPPLNRSHLHFPSLDSTPALGSPSSLFSQPSTSSAPFAGGPFAGASTSFSLVKEIKDNSSQHEDDNISTTSGFSSRASEKDVPNFKTTSLPQLCSPEMDRPQQSQSSLKKPAFNLSVFGTSSTSTLNSSVLNSSQLGDSPFYPGKTTYGGAAAVRTARSRTATPYQAPLRRQIKAKPAGAPPCGVTSATARRILQSLERMSSPLADAKRIPSTVSSPLSKFPDGSTLDLSHFQAPKKRLDSPLPPVQKLVIPAAALVSGSRPMSFRPSLTPRGLTQTPVGTPTRQSPLIPEAVAYPCQSTSSSSLSTYPLSSTSATSSTGSGGGKMKRERTSTRPSSKQPEDEIAELPALPANTSISLPSFSFPNPKPVVTTTPVLVEPVTNEVPPTTAPATPPSTPFTFSSPIVMTTAASPPSFSPSSGFTFSAPVVKTGLSLSNGKMVTPVVAAVKHAASESMEEFEGPFKPAKMLKQGSVLELLKGPGFAVPVTRTSPVPKATRETPALSTAPSLGDLFKAPTGSWDCDVCMVRNKPTATKCVACMTPHPNSTLAKTDSEHFTTLSGLEGSTTTSAAGFGALFTKSAGSWDCDTCLVQNKPQAVKCVACETAKPGSGVKATLTLHAFSEAKTLPAAAPFLGFGDKFKKPEGAWECDMCMVQNKAQDIKCVSCTSTKPGVTAATQSLTPAPVSITPLLGFGAQFKKPDGAWECDVCCVQNKGADQACVACQTPKPGALVEPKAFGSSSFGIQSLSDTCSGGFKFGMGVSSDSASGSGGFKFGGTLSDSSSGGFKIGAAASSDTTSDTSSSAGFKFGSSTEGFKFGASTASTPAADEGRKAEAPSMGAGFKFGISGGISFGTTAAASTESKPSDGGFSFGLSKPTTTTSTLSLPVSTENDSGASTETTTTASAPIFGKLAEPPTLATPLGGSIFEELLEKDKDPFTFGKPEKEASMGSGFLFSAASKGAEASAPPGGFSFFMVDPSADQPKAPTFTFGKLADSETPAAKAPKPSFSFGQSATDAAASKPVFGFMSTTTTSTSTTPAPRLFGPTSSTTPAPIPDPSTFLFGQSASSEATPAKSFLFGQSQDSLPAPAASLNPGPAQPFLFGSGPNTAAPSFAFGAAPLSTALSTAPSAAPAQFVFSPASSSGFGSGQAPTFGQGTSQPNAPAFGSPAPSPFSATASQPPAFGGKANSVPVFDHQANSTPAFGSSTPAAPGGGFQFGGVGAFGTSSNSTGVFAFGGVPGGSPASSATPSMAPQPSAPGGGFNFIGSTKSTTFTAAPAGQNSIARRKIKTAVRRKK; encoded by the exons ATGGCTGCCACGGGTGGAGGGAAAATTAGAAGCAGAAGATATCATATCGCTTCAAAACCTTACGCCAAAAGCAAACAG CAGCAGTCCGGCCTGATTAGTCGAGTGACAGACACAGTCAAGAGCATCGTTCCTTCTTGGATGCAAAAATACTTCACAAACGGGGAGGCTGCAGAAGGGGGAGGGGCCATGTTGGGTGGGGAGCCGACCAGTCAGGCCCCTCCTAATGGCAGTGAGGAGGTAGACCCCCTTCCTGATGGACAGGACTCTGCGGAGCCCGCTACCAGTAATACAG agCCTTCGACAAGCAGGGTATCCCTGAACTTCCAGGATGTTCTGTCGAGGCCCCCCCTCAATCGCTCCCACCTCCATTTCCCCTCCCTGGACTCCACACCGGCCCTGGGGAGCCCGAGCTCCCTTTTCTCCCAGCCCTCCACCTCCTCCGCCCCCTTCGCTGGGGGCCCCTTCGCTGGGGCGTCGACAAGCTTCTCCCTAGTGAAGGAGATCAAGGACAATAGCTCCCAGCACGAGGATGACAATATCTCCACCACCAGTGGCTTCTCATCACGCGCATCAGAAAAAG ATGTACCAAACTTTAAGACCACGTCGCTACCCCAGCTCTGTTCTCCGGAGATGGACCGGCCCCAGCAGTCCCAGTCCAGTCTCAAGAAACCTGCATTCAACCTGTCTGTCTTTGGGACTTCCTCCACT TCCACGTTGAACAGTTCAGTGCTGAACTCCAGTCAGTTGGGGGATTCCCCCTTCTACCCAGGGAAGACTACCTACGGGGGAGCAGCTGCTGTTAGAACAGCCCGCTCACGCACAGCCACACCTTACCAG GCTCCATTGCGGAGACAGATCAAGGCCAAGCCTGCTGGGGCTCCGCCCTGTGGGGTGACCAGCGCTACTGCCCGACGCATCTTGCAGTCCCTGGAGCGCATGTCCAGCCCCCTCGCT GATGCCAAGAGAATCCCCTCTACGGTGTCCTCTCCCTTGTCAAAA TTCCCTGATGGCAGCACTCTGGACCTTTCACATTTCCAGGCCCCCAAAAAACGA CTGGACTCTCCCCTCCCCCCAGTCCAGAAGTTGGTTATCCCGGCTGCAGCGTTGGTGTCTGGGAGCCGCCCAATGTCCTTCAGGCCCTCTCTGACCCCCAGGGGCCTGACCCAGACCCCCGTAGGCACG CCCACAAGACAATCCCCTCTGATTCCTGAAGCAGTGGCATATCCTTGTCAAAGCACAAGCAGCAGCAGCCTGTCCACCTACCCTCTGTCCAGCACTTCTGCAaccagcagcacagggtcaggagGAGggaagatgaagagggagaggacCAGCACAAGACCCTCGTCCAAACAACCTGAAGACGAG ATTGCTGAGCTACCGGCCCTGCCGGCCAACACCTCAATCAGTCTGCCCAGCTTTAGCTTCCCCAACCCCAAGCCTGTTGTCACTACCACACCTGTCCTGGTGGAGCCCGTCACTAACGAG gtGCCACCGACTACAGCACccgccacccctccctccacaccTTTCACTTTCTCCTCCCCTATTGTCATGACAACTGCTGCTAGCCCACCATCCTTTTCCCCGTCT TCTGGATTTACCTTCAGTGCACCTGTAGTGAAAACTGGTCTGTCACTATCCAACGGGAAGATGGTCACCCCAGTAGTGGCAGCAG TGAAGCATGCTGCCAGTGAGAGCATGGAGGAGTTTGAAGGGCCGTTTAAACCAGCCAAGATGTTGAAACAGGGCAGTGTGCTGGAGCTCCTCAAAGGACCTG GGTTTGCCGTTCCTGTTACTCGGACCTCCCCTGTCCCCAAAGCCACCCGGGAGACCCCAGCCCTGtccactgccccctcccttgGGGACTTGTTCAAAGCGCCAACAGGCTCCTGGGACTGTGACGTCTGCATGGTTAGGAACAAACCCACTGCCACAAAGTGTGTGGCCTGTATGACCCCACATCCAAACTCTACTTTAGCGAAGACTGACAGTGAACACTTCACAACGTTGTCCGGGCTGGAGGGTTCCACCACCACTAGCGCTGCTGGTTTTGGAGCCCTGTTCACAAAGTCTGCGGGAAGCTGGGACTGTGACACTTGTCTGGTTCAGAACAAGCCTCAAGCAGTCAAATGTGTAGCCTGTGAGACAGCCAAGCCTGGGTCTGGAGTTAAAGCCACACTGACTCTGCATGCCTTCTCGGAGGCTAAGACTCTGCCCGCTGCTGCCCCCTTCTTGGGCTTCGGGGACAAGTTTAAGAAGCCGGAGGGAGCGTGGGAGTGTGACATGTGCATGGTGCAGAACAAGGCGCAGGACATCAAGTGTGTTTCCTGTACGAGCACTAAGCCAG GAGTGACGGCAGCGACTCAGTCTCTAACTCCCGCCCCTGTCAGCATCACTCCTCTACTAGGCTTTGGGGCCCAGTTCAAGAAGCCAGATGGAGCGTGGGAGTGTGACGTGTGCTGTGTTCAGAACAAGGGAGCAGACCAGGCGTGTGTGGCCTGTCAGACCCCCAAGCCTGGGGCTTTAGTAGAGCCTAAAG CATTCGGTTCCTCGTCGTTTGGTATCCAGTCCTTGTCTGACACCTGCTCAGGGGGATTCAAGTTTGGCATGGGGGTGTCATCGGACTCGGCCTCTGGTTCTGGGGGCTTCAAATTCGGCGGCACCCTCTCTGACTCCTCTTCAGGGGGCTTCAAAATCGGTGCAGCTGCCTCATCAGACACCACCTCAGACACCAGTAGCTCTGCAGGCTTCAAATTCGGCAGCTCCACAGAGGGCTTCAAATTTGGAGCATCTACTGCTTCCACCCCTGCAGCGGACGAGGGGAGGAAGGCTGAAGCCCCGAGTATGGGTGCCGGGTTCAAATTTGGCATCAGCGGTGGGATCTCGTTCGGCACTACAGCAGCCGCTAGCACGGAGAGCAAACCCTCGGATGGAGGGTTCTCCTTTGGACTATCAAAACCGACAACCACCACCTCTACTTTAAGCCTTCCTGTCTCTACAGAGAACGACAGTGGAGCTTCTACAGAAACCACCACAACAGCATCAGCTCCTATTTTTGGGAAGCTGGCCGAGCCTCCTACCCTGGCCACACCACTAGGGGGCAGCATATTTGAGGAATTGCTAGAGAAAGACAAGGACCCTTTCACCTTTGGGAAGCCTGAGAAGGAGGCCTCTATGGGGTCTGGGTTCCTGTTCAGTGCTGCTAGTAAAGGGGCGGAGGCATCGGCTCCCCCTGGAGGCTTTTCCTTCTTTATGGTAGACCCATCTGCAGACCAGCCCAAAGCACCTACCTTCACATTTGGGAAGCTGGCAGACAGTGAGACCCCAGCAGCAAAAGCCCCTAAGCCCTCATTCAGCTTTGGGCAAAGCGCTACAG ATGCTGCAGCCTCAAAGCCAGTGTTTGGATTTATgtcaaccaccaccacctctacttCTACCACCCCTGCCCCCAGGCTGTTTGGGCCCACCAGCAGCACTACCCCAGCCCCTATCCCAGACCCCAGTACCTTCCTGTTTGGGCAGAGTGCCTCCAGTGAGGCCACCCCAGCCAAGTCCTTCTTGTTTGGGCAGAGCCAGGACAGCCTGCCTGCCCCTGCAGCTTCCCTGAACCCTGGCCCGGCTCAACCATTCCTGTTTGGCTCTGGACCTAATACTGCTGCTCCCTCCTTCGCTTTTGGAGCGGCACCGCTCTCCACTGCCTTATCTACAG ctccatcAGCAGCCCCTGCTCAGTTTGTATTCAGCCCTGCCTCATCCTCTGGCTTTGGGTCGGGACAAGCTCCTACCTTTGGTCAGGGTACCTCCCAGCCCAATGCCCCTGCGTTTGGTTCTCCCGCCCCGTCCCCCTTCTCTGCCACGGCCTCCCAGCCCCCTGCCTTCGGGGGGAAAGCCAACTCTGTCCCTGTGTTCGACCACCAAGCCAACTCCACGCCCGCTTTTGGCTCATCCACCCCCGCCGCACCAG GTGGAGGTTTCCAGTTTGGAGGAGTCGGTGCGTTCGGCACGTCCAGTAACAGCACGGGGGTGTTTGCTTTCGGAGGGGTACCAGGAGGGTCCCCCGCCTCTTCTGCCACGCCCTCCATGGCACCCCAACCCAGTGCACCTGGAGGTGGCTTTAACTTTATTGG GTCAACAAAGAGCACCACCTTCACTGCAGCCCCTGCAGGACAGAACTCAATCGCTAGACGCAAGATCAAAACAGCTGTCCGGCGTAAGAAGTAA